One region of Chryseobacterium sp. SORGH_AS_0447 genomic DNA includes:
- a CDS encoding acetyltransferase, which yields MEYQIRPATSEDYPRIMEIWESAVKATHDFLAEEDFNYFKQAIPNEYLPNLTVYLITKNGQPQGFASVADGNLEMLFIHNDSRGKGLGKKLFRFMKETTSLTKVDVNEQNPQAIGFYEKMGFTKSGRSEKDGSGKPYPIIHMSL from the coding sequence ATGGAATATCAGATCAGGCCGGCCACTTCAGAAGATTACCCAAGGATTATGGAAATCTGGGAATCTGCCGTAAAAGCGACCCACGACTTTCTTGCTGAGGAAGACTTTAATTATTTTAAACAAGCCATTCCCAATGAATACCTGCCGAATCTAACCGTGTATCTTATCACGAAGAACGGCCAGCCCCAAGGTTTTGCTTCCGTTGCTGACGGAAACCTGGAAATGCTTTTCATCCACAACGATTCCCGCGGGAAAGGCCTTGGAAAAAAGCTGTTCCGGTTTATGAAAGAAACTACATCACTGACAAAAGTAGATGTCAACGAGCAGAATCCGCAGGCGATCGGCTTTTATGAAAAGATGGGGTTCACAAAATCAGGAAGGTCTGAAAAAGACGGTTCCGGAAAACCTTATCCGATTATCCATATGAGCCTATAA
- a CDS encoding LysR family transcriptional regulator produces the protein MVNLEWYRTFKAIYRTGTLTEAADTLFISQPGVSLHLSSLEAYVGYKLFDRTGRKMIPTERGKVLFNAISEPLTKLEEVEKNFQKSTEKQTPTISVGMCFETFQTTLEQYVSSLPFNLIISFGQYREMLDQLDKGILDLIITPKKGISPNIMHEAFSSEQIILVGGKDVDVKEFENILNDQGSEYAEEWLRNEKWYGTAGDMEHLFQFWILNFGHKPDFRPNYIVPNLNSIVRCLKGGSGVAVVPDFLCKKEIEDGEIQLIWEGGKKLENTLYFGCRKKTNYQQEIDHIKGLFREVMGKK, from the coding sequence ATGGTTAATCTGGAATGGTACCGGACTTTCAAAGCGATTTACAGAACGGGAACACTTACCGAAGCTGCGGATACCTTGTTTATTTCCCAGCCGGGAGTAAGTTTGCATCTCAGTTCGCTTGAAGCTTATGTTGGGTATAAATTATTCGACCGGACGGGAAGGAAAATGATCCCTACAGAAAGGGGAAAGGTCTTGTTCAATGCAATCTCTGAGCCGTTGACCAAACTGGAAGAAGTGGAAAAGAATTTTCAGAAATCTACTGAAAAGCAGACGCCCACCATCAGTGTCGGAATGTGCTTTGAAACTTTCCAGACGACGCTGGAACAGTATGTCTCAAGCCTGCCCTTCAACCTGATCATCAGTTTCGGGCAATACCGGGAAATGCTCGACCAGCTGGATAAAGGGATTCTGGATTTGATCATTACCCCGAAAAAAGGGATTTCTCCGAATATTATGCATGAAGCATTTTCATCGGAACAGATTATTCTGGTCGGAGGCAAAGATGTTGATGTAAAAGAGTTTGAAAATATTTTAAATGATCAGGGGAGCGAATATGCTGAAGAATGGCTTAGAAACGAAAAATGGTATGGGACCGCCGGGGATATGGAGCATCTTTTCCAGTTCTGGATCCTGAATTTCGGCCACAAGCCGGATTTCCGGCCCAATTATATCGTTCCCAACCTCAATTCCATCGTACGCTGCCTGAAAGGCGGTTCCGGTGTAGCGGTCGTCCCGGATTTTCTATGTAAAAAAGAAATCGAAGACGGAGAAATCCAGCTCATCTGGGAAGGCGGAAAAAAACTGGAAAACACCTTATACTTTGGCTGCCGCAAGAAAACGAATTACCAGCAGGAAATTGATCACATCAAAGGATTGTTCCGGGAGGTGATGGGAAAAAAATAA